A window from Capricornis sumatraensis isolate serow.1 chromosome 5, serow.2, whole genome shotgun sequence encodes these proteins:
- the OPN1SW gene encoding short-wave-sensitive opsin 1: MSEEEEFFLFKNISLVGPWDGPQYHLAPVWAFHLQAAFMGFVFFVGTPLNATVLVATLRYRKLRQPLNYILVNVSLGGFIYCIFSVFVVFISSCYGYFVFGRHVCALEAFLGCTAGLVTGWSLAFLAFERYIIICKPFGNFRFSSKHALMVVAATWTIGIGVSIPPFFGWSRFIPEGLQCSCGPDWYTVGTKYYSEYYTWFLFIFCYIVPLSLICFSYSQLLGALRAVAAQQQESASTQKAEREVSHMVVVMVGSFCLCYTPYAALAMYIVNNRNHGVDLRLVTIPAFFSKSACVYNPIIYCFMNKQFRACIMEMVCGKPMTDESEVSSSQKTEVSTVSSSQVGPN; the protein is encoded by the exons ATGTCAGAGGAGGAGGAGTTTTTTCTGTTCAAGAACATCTCCTTGGTGGGGCCGTGGGATGGACCTCAGTACCACCTCGCCCCTGTCTGGGCCTTCCACCTCCAGGCAGCCTTCATGGGTTTTGTCTTCTTTGTAGGGACGCCACTCAATGCCACGGTGCTTGTGGCCACACTGCGCTACAGAAAGTTGCGGCAGCCGCTCAACTATATTCTGGTCAACGTGTCTCTGGGGGGCTTCATCTACTGCATCTTCTCTGTCTTTGTCGTCTTCATCAGCAGTTGTTATGGGTACTTCGTCTTCGGCCGCCATGTCTGTGCCCTGGAGGCCTTCCTGGGCTGTACAGCAG GTCTGGTGACAGGCTGGTCACTGGCCTTCTTGGCCTTTGAGCGCTACATCATCATCTGTAAACCCTTCGGCAACTTCCGCTTCAGCTCCAAGCATGCCCTGATGGTGGTCGCGGCCACCTGGACCATCGGTATTGGTgtctccatcccacccttctttGGCTGGAGCCG ATTCATCCCTGAGGGCCTGCAGTGTTCCTGTGGTCCCGACTGGTACACCGTGGGCACCAAATATTACAGCGAGTACTATACCTGGTTCCTCTTCATCTTCTGCTACATTGTGCCTCTCTCCCTCATCTGCTTCTCCTACTCTCAGCTGCTGGGGGCCCTCAGAGCT GTTGCGGCTCAGCAGCAGGAGTCAGCTTCGACCCAGAAGGCTGAGCGGGAGGTGAGCCACATGGTGGTGGTCATGGTGGGATCCTTTTGTCTCTGTTACACACCCTACGCTGCCCTGGCCATGTACATAGTCAACAATCGTAACCATGGGGTGGACTTACGGCTTGTCACCATTCCTGCCTTCTTCTCCAAGAGTGCTTGTGTCTACAATCCCATCATCTACTGCTTCATGAATAAGCAG TTCCGAGCTTGCATCATGGAAATGGTGTGTGGAAAACCCATGACAGACGAGTCTGAAGTGTCTAGCTCCCAGAAAACCGAAGTGTCTACTGTCTCTTCTAGCCAAGTTGGCCCCAACTAA